A window of the Pseudomonas sp. B21_DOA genome harbors these coding sequences:
- a CDS encoding TonB-dependent siderophore receptor, giving the protein MSSRKKASLLGLTLGLLCDPAFADEPQPVELEVISVTSDYESPTGPVSGYRATRSASATKTDTAIRDIPQAISVVPASVLSDLGSSSVERALDFAGGVSKQNNFGGLTLYEYSVRGFTTSEFYKDGFSANRGYPSTPDAANIERIEVLKGPAASLYGRGDPGGTVNIVTKKPQPEAFATLQTSAGSWDRYRTALDVNRPIDEQGNVLSRINLAVEDNNSFRDHVDSQRVFVAPSFSWQLNPNTSLLVESEIVRHNSTFDRGVVAPNNKWSGVSRSTFLGEPNDGNIDNHNNLLQATLEHHLNDSWKLRLASHYKEGKLWGDASEARPLNADGHTVNRRLRERDTSWHDSITQLELRGLFDLGAWQHELLIGTEYENYRKDERVTTIAGGPYAIDIYKPVYGQPKPNGARSGTDFFEHVESHALNLQDQIIFTDKLRGMLGARFEHFDQRIDDHSRNARSQQRHDALTQRAGLLYQLTPNTGLFANASTSFKPNNGLDASGKSFDPEEGVGYELGIKNELFDERVSSTLAFFHIDKENVLALDPGTDTSRAMGKARSQGFDWQVSGQVTDAVRVIGAFAYIDAEVTKGDATIPTGSRILGVAKRSGSLLGVYEFQDGRLRGSDVGAAFTYVGDRSGESGSDFELPAYQTVDLLAHYKASDNFTVGLNLNNLFDEKYYERSYSNYWVNPGEPRNFTVSLTLNL; this is encoded by the coding sequence ATGTCGTCTCGCAAAAAGGCCTCGCTGTTGGGCCTGACTCTGGGTTTGCTCTGCGATCCCGCCTTCGCCGATGAGCCGCAGCCCGTTGAGCTGGAAGTCATCAGCGTCACTTCCGACTACGAATCACCCACCGGCCCGGTCAGCGGTTATCGCGCGACTCGCTCGGCCAGTGCGACCAAAACCGACACGGCGATTCGCGATATCCCACAAGCCATCAGCGTAGTCCCGGCCAGTGTGCTCTCGGACCTGGGCAGCAGCAGCGTCGAGCGCGCGCTGGATTTTGCCGGCGGCGTATCGAAGCAGAACAACTTCGGCGGCCTGACCCTGTACGAATACAGCGTGCGCGGCTTCACCACGTCCGAGTTCTACAAGGACGGCTTCAGCGCCAATCGCGGTTACCCGAGCACGCCGGATGCAGCGAACATCGAGCGCATCGAAGTGCTCAAAGGTCCGGCCGCCAGTCTGTACGGCCGGGGCGATCCCGGCGGCACGGTAAACATCGTCACCAAGAAGCCGCAGCCTGAAGCATTCGCTACATTGCAGACCAGCGCCGGCAGTTGGGACCGTTATCGCACCGCGCTGGACGTCAATAGGCCCATCGATGAACAGGGCAATGTGCTCTCGCGTATCAACCTCGCCGTAGAAGACAACAACAGCTTTCGCGACCACGTCGACAGCCAGCGGGTATTCGTCGCGCCTTCGTTCAGTTGGCAGTTGAACCCGAACACCTCGCTGCTGGTGGAAAGCGAAATCGTCCGTCACAACTCGACGTTCGATCGTGGCGTGGTGGCGCCGAACAACAAGTGGAGCGGCGTATCCCGTTCGACGTTCTTGGGCGAACCCAACGACGGCAACATCGACAACCACAACAACCTGCTCCAGGCCACCCTTGAGCACCATCTGAACGACAGCTGGAAACTGCGTCTGGCCAGTCACTACAAGGAAGGCAAGCTCTGGGGCGACGCTTCCGAAGCACGACCGCTGAACGCCGACGGCCATACGGTCAACCGCCGCTTGCGCGAACGCGACACGAGTTGGCACGACAGCATCACCCAACTGGAACTGCGCGGTCTGTTCGACCTCGGTGCGTGGCAGCATGAGTTGCTGATCGGCACCGAGTACGAGAATTACCGCAAGGACGAACGCGTCACCACCATTGCTGGCGGCCCCTACGCCATCGACATCTATAAGCCGGTCTACGGCCAGCCGAAACCCAACGGCGCACGCTCGGGCACCGACTTTTTCGAACACGTCGAAAGTCATGCGCTGAATCTGCAGGACCAGATCATCTTCACCGACAAGCTGCGCGGCATGCTCGGCGCGCGCTTCGAGCATTTCGATCAGCGCATCGACGATCACAGCCGCAACGCCAGAAGCCAGCAACGCCACGACGCGCTGACCCAACGCGCCGGCCTGCTCTATCAGCTCACGCCAAACACCGGCCTGTTCGCCAACGCCTCGACCTCGTTCAAACCGAACAACGGCCTGGATGCTTCCGGCAAATCCTTCGACCCCGAAGAAGGCGTCGGTTACGAACTGGGGATCAAGAACGAGCTGTTCGATGAGCGCGTAAGCAGCACCCTCGCCTTCTTCCACATCGACAAGGAAAACGTTCTCGCCCTCGATCCGGGCACCGACACCAGCCGCGCCATGGGCAAGGCGCGCAGTCAGGGTTTCGATTGGCAAGTGAGCGGCCAGGTGACCGACGCAGTGCGGGTCATCGGCGCCTTCGCCTACATCGACGCCGAGGTGACCAAGGGCGACGCGACCATTCCTACCGGCAGCCGCATCCTCGGCGTGGCCAAACGCAGCGGCAGTCTGCTGGGTGTTTATGAATTTCAGGATGGCCGACTGCGCGGTTCAGACGTCGGTGCAGCGTTCACCTACGTCGGTGATCGTTCGGGCGAATCCGGCAGCGACTTCGAATTGCCGGCCTACCAGACCGTCGACTTGCTCGCGCACTACAAGG
- a CDS encoding Do family serine endopeptidase yields MLKALRFFGWPLLAGVLIALLIIQRYPEWVGLPSLDVNLQQAPQTTIVQQGPVSYADAVSIAAPSVVNLYTTKVINKPAHPLFEDPQFRRFFGDNSPKQKRMESSLGSGVIMSPEGYILTNNHVTSGADQIVVALKDGRETLARVIGSDPETDLAVLKIDLKNLPAITVGRSDSIRIGDVALAIGNPFGVGQTVTMGIISATGRNQLGLNNYEDFIQTDAAINPGNSGGALVDANGNLTGINTAIFSKSGGSQGIGFAIPVKLAMEVMKSIIEHGQVIRGWLGIEVQPLTQELAESFGLSGRPGIVVAGIFRDGPAQKAGLQLGDVILSIDGEPAGDGRRSMNQVARIKPTDKVTIQVMRNGKELKLTAEIGLRPPPAPMKEKEE; encoded by the coding sequence ATGCTCAAGGCGCTGCGTTTTTTCGGCTGGCCGCTGTTGGCCGGTGTGCTTATCGCTCTGTTGATTATTCAGCGTTACCCCGAGTGGGTCGGGCTGCCGAGCCTCGATGTCAATCTGCAACAGGCGCCACAGACAACGATCGTGCAACAGGGCCCGGTGTCCTATGCCGACGCGGTAAGCATCGCCGCGCCGTCGGTGGTCAACCTGTACACCACCAAGGTCATCAACAAACCGGCGCATCCCTTGTTCGAGGATCCGCAGTTCCGCCGCTTCTTCGGTGACAACTCGCCGAAACAGAAGCGCATGGAATCGAGCCTCGGTTCCGGGGTGATCATGAGCCCGGAAGGCTACATCCTCACCAACAACCACGTCACCAGCGGCGCCGACCAGATCGTCGTGGCGCTGAAGGATGGCCGCGAAACACTCGCGCGGGTGATTGGCAGCGATCCTGAGACTGACCTTGCGGTCCTGAAAATCGACCTGAAAAACCTCCCGGCAATCACCGTCGGCCGCTCCGACAGCATTCGCATCGGCGACGTGGCGCTGGCCATCGGCAACCCGTTCGGCGTCGGCCAGACCGTGACCATGGGCATCATCAGCGCCACCGGCCGCAATCAGCTGGGCCTGAACAACTACGAAGACTTCATCCAGACCGATGCGGCGATCAACCCGGGCAACTCCGGCGGTGCGCTGGTCGACGCCAACGGCAACCTCACCGGCATCAACACGGCGATCTTTTCCAAATCCGGCGGCTCGCAGGGCATCGGTTTTGCCATCCCGGTGAAACTGGCGATGGAAGTGATGAAGTCGATCATCGAGCACGGTCAGGTGATTCGCGGCTGGCTGGGCATTGAAGTGCAGCCGCTGACGCAGGAACTGGCCGAGTCGTTTGGCTTGTCCGGGCGCCCGGGGATTGTCGTTGCCGGAATTTTCCGTGACGGCCCGGCGCAGAAAGCCGGCCTGCAACTGGGCGATGTGATTCTGAGCATCGATGGCGAGCCCGCCGGAGATGGTCGCCGCTCGATGAACCAGGTGGCGCGGATCAAACCGACCGACAAGGTGACGATTCAGGTCATGCGCAACGGCAAGGAGCTGAAGCTGACCGCTGAAATCGGCCTGCGTCCACCACCGGCACCGATGAAAGAAAAAGAAGAGTAA
- a CDS encoding Nif3-like dinuclear metal center hexameric protein, with translation MAVALSTLVEEADRYLASAKIADYCPNGLQVEGRPQVMRIVSGVTASQALLDAAVEAEADLILVHHGYFWKGENPCVTGMKQRRLKTLLKHDISLLAYHLPLDLHPDVGNNVQLARQLDITVEGPLDPSNPKVVGLVGSLNEPMTARDFARKVQEVMGREPLLIEGSGMIRRVGWCTGGGQGYIDQGVAAGVDLFISGEASEQTFHSARENDISFIAAGHHATERYGVQALGEYLAKRFALEHIFIDCPNPI, from the coding sequence ATGGCCGTTGCCCTCAGCACCCTCGTCGAAGAAGCCGACCGTTACCTGGCCAGTGCGAAAATCGCCGATTATTGCCCCAACGGTTTGCAGGTCGAAGGCCGCCCGCAGGTGATGCGTATCGTCAGTGGCGTCACCGCCAGCCAGGCGTTGCTTGATGCCGCCGTCGAAGCCGAGGCCGACCTGATCCTGGTCCATCACGGTTATTTCTGGAAAGGCGAAAACCCCTGCGTCACTGGCATGAAACAGCGCCGCTTGAAGACCTTGCTCAAGCACGACATCAGTCTGCTCGCCTATCACCTGCCGCTGGATCTGCACCCGGACGTCGGCAACAACGTGCAACTGGCGCGTCAGCTCGACATCACTGTCGAAGGTCCGCTGGATCCGAGCAACCCGAAAGTCGTCGGGCTGGTCGGTTCGCTGAATGAGCCAATGACCGCACGGGATTTCGCGCGCAAGGTGCAGGAAGTCATGGGCCGCGAGCCGCTGTTGATCGAAGGCAGCGGCATGATCCGTCGCGTCGGCTGGTGCACCGGTGGTGGCCAGGGTTATATCGATCAGGGCGTGGCGGCGGGTGTCGATCTGTTCATCAGCGGCGAGGCCTCCGAGCAGACTTTCCACAGCGCGCGGGAAAACGACATCAGCTTCATCGCCGCCGGCCATCACGCCACCGAACGCTATGGCGTGCAGGCGCTGGGTGAGTATCTGGCGAAGCGTTTTGCCCTGGAGCACATCTTCATCGATTGCCCGAATCCGATCTGA
- the cysD gene encoding sulfate adenylyltransferase subunit CysD, producing the protein MVDKLTHLKQLEAESIHIIREVAAEFDNPVMLYSIGKDSAVMLHLARKAFFPGKLPFPVMHVDTRWKFQEMYKFRDKMVEELGLDLITHINPDGVAQNINLFTHGSAKHTDIMKTEGLKQALDKHGFDAAFGGARRDEEKSRAKERVYSFRDSKHRWDPKNQRPELWNVYNGKVNKGESIRVFPLSNWTELDIWQYIYLEGIPIVPLYFAAEREVIEKNGTLIMIDDERILEHLSDEDKARIVKKKVRFRTLGCYPLTGAVESEAESLTDIIQEMLLTRTSERQGRVIDHDGAGSMEDKKRQGYF; encoded by the coding sequence ATGGTCGACAAACTGACGCATCTGAAACAGCTGGAGGCGGAAAGCATCCACATCATCCGCGAGGTGGCCGCCGAGTTCGACAACCCGGTGATGCTGTACTCCATCGGTAAAGACTCCGCCGTGATGCTGCACCTGGCACGCAAGGCGTTCTTCCCGGGCAAACTGCCGTTTCCGGTGATGCACGTCGACACCCGCTGGAAATTCCAGGAGATGTACAAGTTCCGCGACAAAATGGTCGAGGAACTGGGCCTGGATCTCATCACCCATATCAACCCCGATGGCGTGGCGCAGAACATCAACCTGTTCACCCACGGCAGCGCCAAGCACACCGACATCATGAAAACCGAAGGCCTGAAACAGGCACTCGACAAGCATGGTTTCGACGCAGCCTTCGGCGGCGCCCGTCGCGATGAAGAGAAATCCCGCGCCAAAGAGCGCGTGTACTCGTTCCGCGACAGCAAGCACCGCTGGGACCCGAAAAACCAGCGCCCCGAGCTGTGGAACGTCTACAACGGCAAGGTCAACAAGGGCGAATCCATCCGTGTGTTCCCGTTGTCGAACTGGACCGAGCTGGACATCTGGCAGTACATCTACCTCGAAGGCATCCCGATCGTGCCGCTGTACTTCGCCGCCGAACGCGAAGTGATCGAGAAGAACGGCACGCTGATCATGATCGACGACGAGCGCATCCTCGAGCACCTGTCCGACGAAGACAAAGCGCGCATCGTGAAAAAGAAAGTGCGGTTCCGCACCCTTGGCTGTTACCCGTTGACGGGCGCGGTGGAGTCCGAGGCCGAAAGCCTCACGGACATCATTCAGGAAATGCTCCTGACGCGAACTTCCGAGCGCCAGGGCCGGGTCATCGACCACGATGGCGCAGGCTCGATGGAAGACAAAAAACGTCAAGGCTATTTCTAA
- the cysN gene encoding sulfate adenylyltransferase subunit CysN, which produces MSHASDLISEDILAYLGQHERKELLRFLTCGNVDDGKSTLIGRLLHDSKMIYEDHLEAITRDSKKSGTTGDDIDLALLVDGLQAEREQGITIDVAYRYFSTAKRKFIIADTPGHEQYTRNMATGASTCDLAIILVDARYGVQTQTRRHSFIASLLGIKHIVVAINKMDLKDFDEGVFESIKADYLKFAEGLKMKPTSMHFVPMSALKGDNVVNKSERSPWYTGQSLMEILETVEVAGDRNFTDLRFPVQYVNRPNLNFRGFAGTLASGIVHKGDEVVVLPSGKSSRVKSIVTFEGELEHAGPGQAVTLTMEDEIDISRGDLLVHADNVPPVTDSFEAMLVWMAEEPMLPGKKYDIKRATSYVPGSIASIVNKVDVNTLEEGPASALQLNEIGKVKIALDAPIALDGYDSNRTTGAFIVIDRLTNGTVGAGMIVAQPVTHGTATHHGKLAHVATEERAQRFGQQPATVLFSGLSGAGKSTLAYAVERKLFDMGRAVFVLDGQNLRHDLNKGLPQDRAGRTENWRRAAHVARQFNEAGLLTLAAFVAPSAEGREQAKELIGKDRLLTVYVQASPTVCAERDPQGLYAAGGDNIPGESFPYDVPLNADLVIDTQSLSLEESVKQVLELLRQRGAI; this is translated from the coding sequence ATGTCGCACGCATCTGATTTGATCAGCGAGGACATCCTCGCCTACCTGGGCCAGCACGAACGTAAAGAGCTGCTGCGCTTTTTGACTTGCGGTAACGTCGATGACGGCAAGAGCACCCTGATCGGGCGCCTGCTGCACGACTCGAAAATGATCTACGAAGATCACCTCGAAGCGATCACCCGCGATTCGAAGAAATCCGGCACCACCGGTGACGACATCGACCTGGCATTGCTGGTCGACGGTCTGCAGGCCGAGCGTGAGCAGGGCATCACCATTGATGTCGCCTACCGCTATTTCTCCACCGCCAAGCGCAAATTCATCATCGCCGACACCCCCGGCCATGAGCAGTACACCCGCAACATGGCCACCGGTGCGTCCACCTGTGACCTGGCGATCATTCTGGTCGACGCTCGTTACGGCGTGCAGACCCAGACCCGTCGTCACAGCTTCATCGCTTCGCTGTTGGGAATCAAGCACATCGTTGTCGCCATCAACAAGATGGACTTGAAGGACTTCGACGAGGGCGTGTTCGAGTCGATCAAGGCTGACTACCTGAAGTTCGCCGAAGGCTTGAAGATGAAGCCGACCAGCATGCACTTCGTGCCGATGTCTGCCCTCAAGGGCGACAACGTGGTGAACAAGTCCGAGCGCTCGCCGTGGTACACCGGCCAGTCGCTGATGGAAATCCTCGAGACTGTGGAAGTGGCGGGCGATCGCAACTTCACCGATCTGCGTTTCCCGGTGCAGTACGTCAACCGTCCGAACCTGAACTTCCGTGGTTTCGCCGGTACGCTGGCCAGCGGCATCGTGCACAAGGGCGACGAAGTCGTAGTGCTGCCGTCGGGCAAGAGCAGCCGGGTGAAATCCATCGTCACTTTCGAAGGTGAGCTGGAGCACGCCGGCCCAGGTCAAGCGGTGACGCTGACCATGGAAGACGAAATCGACATCTCCCGTGGCGACCTGCTGGTGCATGCCGACAACGTGCCGCCTGTCACCGACAGCTTCGAAGCGATGCTGGTGTGGATGGCTGAAGAGCCGATGCTGCCGGGCAAGAAATACGACATCAAACGCGCCACCAGTTACGTGCCGGGCTCGATTGCCAGTATCGTCAACAAGGTCGATGTGAACACCTTGGAAGAAGGCCCGGCGAGCGCGTTGCAGCTCAACGAAATCGGCAAGGTGAAGATCGCCCTTGACGCGCCGATCGCCCTCGACGGTTACGACAGCAACCGCACCACCGGCGCATTCATCGTCATCGATCGCCTGACCAACGGCACCGTGGGCGCCGGCATGATCGTCGCTCAGCCTGTAACGCATGGCACCGCCACCCACCACGGCAAACTGGCCCACGTGGCGACCGAGGAACGTGCCCAGCGCTTCGGCCAGCAACCGGCTACCGTGCTGTTCAGCGGTCTGTCGGGCGCGGGCAAAAGCACTCTGGCATACGCGGTCGAGCGCAAGCTGTTCGACATGGGCCGCGCGGTGTTTGTCCTCGACGGCCAGAACCTGCGTCACGATCTGAACAAAGGTCTGCCGCAGGATCGCGCCGGGCGCACCGAAAACTGGCGTCGTGCCGCGCATGTGGCGCGTCAGTTCAACGAAGCAGGGCTGCTGACATTGGCCGCGTTCGTTGCGCCAAGTGCCGAGGGTCGCGAGCAGGCCAAGGAACTGATCGGCAAGGATCGATTGCTGACGGTCTACGTGCAGGCCTCGCCGACCGTGTGCGCCGAACGTGATCCGCAAGGTCTGTACGCCGCTGGCGGCGACAACATCCCGGGCGAATCCTTCCCGTACGACGTGCCGCTGAACGCCGACCTGGTGATCGACACGCAGTCGCTGAGCCTGGAAGAAAGCGTCAAGCAAGTGCTGGAGCTGTTGCGTCAGCGTGGCGCGATCTAA
- a CDS encoding acyltransferase, translated as MLDFLPAPVRGVIASLLLALNTILLCSFLFCVALVKALPFAFTQRIAGWLMSHTHEAWISNNKGWMNLVRRTRWHLSGLQGLDYQHSYLITSNHQSWVDILVLQYVLNRKIQPLKFFLKQELIWVPVIGLAWWALGFPFMKRYSKAYLEKHPEKKGKDLETTRKTCAKFRHNPVGIFNFVEGTRFTEGKHAQQQSPFKYLLKPKAGGIAFVLDAMGEQLESIVNVTIHYPAGRPGFWDLLCGNVRDVVVHFEEIKIPPAFIGKNYDQDGEYRLQFQGWINQLWLDKDALLEQMHREFPPNTDPCGSEPARSHS; from the coding sequence ATGCTGGATTTTCTACCCGCACCCGTGCGCGGCGTGATCGCCTCGCTGCTGTTGGCGCTCAACACGATTCTGCTCTGCTCGTTCCTGTTCTGCGTGGCGCTCGTCAAGGCCCTGCCGTTTGCCTTTACCCAGCGCATTGCCGGTTGGCTGATGAGCCACACCCACGAGGCGTGGATCAGCAACAACAAGGGCTGGATGAATCTTGTCCGTCGTACCCGCTGGCACCTCAGCGGCCTGCAAGGCCTCGACTATCAGCACTCGTACCTGATCACCAGCAACCACCAGAGCTGGGTGGATATCCTGGTGCTGCAATACGTGCTCAACCGCAAGATCCAACCGCTGAAGTTCTTCCTCAAGCAGGAGCTGATCTGGGTGCCAGTAATTGGCCTGGCCTGGTGGGCGCTAGGCTTTCCGTTCATGAAGCGCTACTCCAAGGCGTATCTGGAAAAACACCCGGAGAAAAAAGGCAAGGACCTGGAAACCACGCGCAAGACCTGTGCGAAATTCCGCCATAACCCGGTGGGAATTTTCAACTTCGTCGAAGGCACACGCTTCACCGAAGGCAAGCATGCGCAGCAGCAATCGCCGTTCAAATATCTGCTCAAACCGAAGGCTGGCGGCATTGCGTTTGTACTGGATGCGATGGGCGAGCAACTGGAGTCGATCGTTAACGTGACGATTCACTACCCGGCCGGGCGTCCGGGGTTCTGGGATTTGCTCTGCGGCAATGTGCGCGATGTGGTGGTGCATTTTGAAGAGATCAAAATTCCGCCGGCCTTCATCGGCAAGAACTACGACCAGGACGGCGAGTACCGCTTGCAGTTTCAGGGCTGGATCAACCAGCTGTGGCTGGACAAGGATGCGTTGCTGGAGCAGATGCACCGCGAATTTCCCCCAAACACTGACCCCTGTGGGAGTGAGCCTGCTCGCTCCCACAGTTGA
- the pta gene encoding phosphate acetyltransferase: MENSHANFFIAPTDFGVGLTSISLGLVRTLERAGLKVGFFKPIAQPHPGDTGPERSTELVARTHGLKPPQPLGLAHVERMLGDGQLDELLEEIIALYQQAAIGKDVLVVEGMVPTRSASYAARVNLHLAKSLDAEVILVSAPENEVLAELSGRVELQAQLFGGPKDPKVLGVILNKVKTDESMEAFATRLKEHSPLLRSGDFRLLGCIPFQPELNAPRTRDVADLMGAQVLNAGDYETRRMSNIIICARTMRNTVELLKPGVLVVTPGDRDDIILAVSLAAINGVPLAGLLLTSDTLPDPRIMDLCRGALQAGLPVLSVSTGSYDTANLLNGLNKEIPIDDRERAEIITDFVASHLDANWLHQRCGTPREMRLSPAVFRYQLIQRAQAANKRIVLPEGSEPFTVQAAAICQERGIARCVLLAKPADVEAVARAQGIVLPPGLEILDPDHIRERYVEPMVALRKSKSLNAPMAEQQLEDTVVIGTMMLALDEVDGLVSGVINTTANTIRPALQLIKTAPGCTLVSSVFFMLFPEEVLVYGDCVMNPHPSAAELAEIALQSADSAAAFGINPRVAMISYSSGESATGEEVEKVREATLLAHEQQHSLLIDGPLQYDAAANADVARQLAPNSQVAGRATVFVFPDLNTGNTTYKAVQRSADCVSLGPMLQGLRKPVNDLPRGAQVDDIVYTIALTAIQAANRPMDV; the protein is encoded by the coding sequence ATAGAGAATTCCCATGCAAACTTTTTTATCGCCCCCACCGATTTTGGCGTGGGTCTGACCTCCATCAGCCTCGGGCTGGTGCGCACGCTTGAACGCGCCGGCCTCAAAGTCGGCTTCTTCAAACCGATCGCCCAGCCGCATCCGGGCGACACTGGCCCTGAACGATCCACCGAACTGGTGGCGCGCACCCACGGCCTGAAACCGCCGCAGCCGTTAGGCCTGGCGCACGTCGAACGCATGCTCGGCGACGGTCAGCTCGACGAACTGCTCGAAGAAATCATCGCCTTGTATCAACAAGCGGCCATCGGCAAAGACGTGCTGGTGGTCGAAGGCATGGTGCCGACCCGTAGCGCCAGTTACGCCGCGCGGGTCAATCTGCACTTGGCCAAAAGCCTCGATGCCGAGGTGATTCTGGTCTCGGCGCCGGAAAACGAAGTGCTCGCCGAGCTTTCAGGCCGTGTCGAGCTTCAAGCGCAATTATTCGGTGGCCCGAAAGACCCGAAAGTACTCGGCGTGATCCTCAACAAGGTCAAGACCGACGAGAGCATGGAGGCCTTCGCCACGCGGCTGAAGGAGCATTCGCCGTTGTTGCGTAGCGGTGATTTCCGCTTGCTTGGCTGCATCCCGTTTCAGCCGGAACTCAACGCGCCGCGCACGCGCGACGTCGCCGACCTGATGGGCGCGCAAGTGCTCAACGCGGGCGACTACGAAACCCGGCGCATGAGCAACATCATCATTTGCGCACGGACCATGCGCAACACCGTCGAGCTGCTCAAGCCCGGTGTGCTGGTGGTGACGCCGGGCGATCGCGACGACATCATCCTCGCCGTCAGCCTCGCAGCGATCAACGGCGTGCCGCTGGCGGGCCTGCTGCTGACCAGCGACACCCTGCCCGACCCGCGCATCATGGACTTGTGCCGAGGCGCGTTGCAGGCCGGTCTGCCGGTGTTGTCGGTAAGCACCGGCTCGTACGACACCGCTAATCTGCTCAATGGCCTGAACAAGGAAATCCCCATCGATGACCGCGAGCGCGCGGAGATCATCACCGATTTCGTCGCCAGCCACCTCGACGCCAACTGGCTGCATCAGCGCTGCGGCACGCCTCGAGAGATGCGCCTGTCGCCGGCAGTGTTCCGCTATCAATTGATCCAGCGCGCGCAGGCGGCGAACAAGCGCATCGTCCTGCCTGAAGGCAGCGAGCCGTTCACCGTGCAAGCAGCGGCGATCTGTCAGGAACGCGGGATCGCCCGCTGCGTATTGCTGGCTAAACCCGCGGACGTCGAAGCGGTCGCCCGCGCCCAAGGGATCGTGCTGCCGCCGGGTCTGGAAATTCTCGACCCGGACCATATCCGTGAGCGTTACGTCGAACCGATGGTCGCCCTGCGCAAAAGCAAAAGCCTCAATGCACCAATGGCCGAGCAGCAACTGGAAGACACCGTGGTGATCGGCACCATGATGCTTGCGCTGGACGAGGTCGACGGCTTGGTCTCGGGTGTGATCAATACCACCGCCAATACCATCCGCCCGGCCTTGCAACTGATCAAGACCGCGCCAGGCTGCACGCTGGTGTCGTCGGTATTCTTCATGCTGTTCCCGGAAGAAGTGCTGGTCTACGGCGACTGCGTGATGAACCCGCACCCAAGCGCTGCCGAACTGGCCGAAATCGCCCTGCAAAGCGCCGACTCGGCGGCCGCATTCGGCATCAACCCACGGGTGGCGATGATCAGCTATTCCAGCGGCGAATCGGCGACTGGCGAGGAAGTCGAAAAAGTCCGCGAAGCCACCCTGCTCGCCCACGAACAACAGCACTCGCTCTTGATCGACGGCCCGCTGCAATACGACGCCGCCGCCAACGCCGACGTCGCCCGGCAACTGGCGCCGAACAGTCAGGTCGCCGGGCGAGCCACAGTGTTTGTATTCCCCGATCTGAACACCGGCAACACCACGTACAAAGCCGTACAACGCAGCGCCGATTGCGTCAGCCTCGGGCCGATGCTGCAAGGCCTGCGCAAACCGGTGAACGACCTGCCGCGCGGCGCGCAGGTCGATGACATCGTCTACACCATCGCGCTCACCGCGATTCAAGCCGCCAACCGACCTATGGATGTGTAA
- a CDS encoding DUF3565 domain-containing protein: METALLAAISMGRDLLHKNIERPSLAKQSRESDHNPDKRVSTITGFHQDEDGHWVVELSCGHTQHLRHQPPWQTRAWVLDPAQRIEKTGQPFACGWCAQGSVSANLGD; this comes from the coding sequence ATGGAGACAGCCTTATTGGCGGCGATCAGCATGGGGCGAGACCTTTTGCATAAGAATATAGAAAGGCCAAGTTTAGCGAAGCAATCGCGTGAAAGCGACCACAACCCGGACAAACGGGTTTCGACGATCACCGGCTTCCATCAGGACGAAGACGGCCATTGGGTGGTCGAGCTTTCCTGTGGTCACACTCAGCACCTGCGCCATCAGCCGCCGTGGCAAACCCGCGCCTGGGTCCTGGATCCGGCGCAACGTATTGAAAAAACAGGTCAACCCTTTGCCTGCGGTTGGTGTGCACAAGGCTCGGTTAGCGCTAACCTTGGCGACTGA
- a CDS encoding peptidylprolyl isomerase, whose protein sequence is MLIAANKAVSIDYTLTNDAGEVIDSSAGGAPLVYLQGAGNIIPGLEKALEGKAVGDELKVAVEPEDAYGEYAAELVSTLSRSMFEGVDELEVGMQFHASAPDGQMQIVTIRDLDGDDVTVDGNHPLAGQRLNFEVKIVDIRDASQEEIAHGHVHGEGGHHH, encoded by the coding sequence ATGCTGATCGCCGCCAATAAGGCTGTCTCCATCGACTATACCCTGACCAACGACGCTGGTGAGGTCATCGACAGCTCCGCCGGCGGCGCTCCGCTGGTTTACCTGCAAGGCGCAGGCAACATCATCCCGGGCCTGGAAAAAGCCCTGGAAGGCAAAGCCGTCGGTGACGAGCTGAAAGTGGCCGTTGAGCCGGAAGACGCTTACGGCGAATACGCCGCCGAGCTGGTCAGCACCCTGAGCCGCAGCATGTTCGAAGGCGTTGACGAGCTGGAAGTCGGCATGCAGTTCCACGCTTCGGCGCCGGACGGCCAGATGCAGATCGTCACCATCCGTGATCTGGACGGCGACGACGTCACCGTTGATGGCAACCACCCTCTGGCCGGTCAGCGCCTGAACTTCGAAGTGAAGATCGTTGATATCCGTGACGCCAGCCAGGAAGAAATCGCTCATGGTCACGTCCATGGCGAAGGTGGCCATCACCACTGA